The genomic interval CGCTTTCAACGGCGCCGACAGAGCCGGGAACGACCGGAATACCAAGCTCGACGGCGGTCTTCTTTGCCGTGATCTTGTCGCCCATAATTTCGATATGGTGCGACGAGGGACCGATAAAGGTCACCTTGTGCTCGGTCAAAATCTTGGCGAAACGGGCGTTTTCCGACAGGAACCCGTAACCGGGATGTACCGCATCGGCGCCAGTGATCTCGCAGGCCGCCATGATCGACGGAATGTTGAGATAGCTGTCCTTGGCGGCTGGCGGACCAATGCAGACGCTTTCGTCGGCGAGGCGCACATGCATGGCATTGGCGTCGGCCGTCGAATGCACCGCAACGGTCTGGATACCCAGTTCCTTGCAGGCGCGCAGGATGCGCAGAGCGATTTCGCCGCGATTGGCGATGAGGACCTTTTGGAACATGAAGTCCCCCTTACTCGATGACGACGAGCGGCTCGCCGTATTCCACCGGCTGTGCATCCTGAACGAGAATGCGCGTGACGGTGCCGGAGCGATGCGCCGGGATCTGGTTCATGGTCTTCATGGCTTCAATGATCAGCAGCGTCTGGCCCTCGGTGACCTTGGTGCCAACTTCGGCAAAGGTTGGCTTGCCTGGCTCTGGCGAACGGTAGGCAGTGCCAACCATTGGCGAGGTCAGCGTGCCTGGGTTCGACGCGAGGTCTTCGGCTGCGGCAGGGGCAGCTACAGGAACCGAGCCAGCAGGCGCGATCGAAGCTGGCGCGGCAGCGGCTGGGCCTGGCGCATAATACTGCGGCGGAGGCGCCGCATAGGTCACGCCTTCATTGGCGTATGAGCGGGTGACGCGGACCCGGAAGTCCTCCTGCTCGATCTCGATTTCAGCGAGATTTTCCTTGTTGAGCAGCTCGGCAATGGTCCGGATCAGGTCCTGATCCACTTGCGATGACTTGGTCATTCTTGTCGGTCTCCCGCGCTAAACGCGTTGATCGTTATTTCAGTTTATCGGCGAGCGCTATGAGCGCCAGTCTATACCCGGTGACGCCAAAGCCGCAAATGACGCCAAAGGCGACGGCCGACACATAGGAATGGTGCCGGAAGGCTTCGCGCTGATGGATGTTGGAAATGTGCACTTCGGCAACCGGCAGGCCCACGCCCTTGAGGGCATCGGGGATCGCCACCGAAGTGTGCGAGTAACCGGCCGGATTGATGATGATGGCATCGGCGGTTTCACGCGCTTCATGGATCCAGGTGATCAGCTCACCCTCATGATTGGACTGCCGGAAATCGACGCTCAGCCCCAATTCGTCGCCGACCTGCTTGCACAGATTTTCGACGTCTTTGAGTGTCTCCGAACCATAGATTCCCGGCTCGCGAGTTCCGAGCAGGTTGAGGTTCGGGCCATTGAGGACAAGAACGCGCTTAGCCATTATTTTTGCCTTTTGCACCGGCGCTTTGGGACAGCGCAAGAGCGGTTATACGAAATGCACCGAAAAGGCAAAAAACACGGCAGAATTTGGGCCTTAGCCCTTGCATTGGGTCTCTCCACAAGCCCGCATATTGGCAATGCGGCTGCGCAGCTCGTCGGCGCCAATGGCACCGGGAATGATCTCGTTACCGATGATATAGGTCGGGGTGCCGGTGATGTTGAGCGCGCGGGCGATCTCGTAGGAGGTCTGGATCGACTTCGAGACGGCTTCGCTGCCCATATCGAGTTCGATCGACACCGGGCTCAGGCCCAGATCGGCAGCGGCGGCGAGGGCCACCTGCTTGTCGACCTGGCCACGGCTGGTGAACAGGGCTTCGTGGAAGGTCCAGTAGTCCACATCTGCGTCGCCAACCAGCACGGCCACGCGGGCCGCATCGATTGATTCGTTGGAGAGGATCGGGAATTCCTTGAGGATGACGCGCAGGTTCGGGTCTTCGGCCAAGAGGGCCGCCATGTCTGGCACAGCAGCGCGGCAATAACCGCAATTGTAGTCAAAGAACTCGACCAGCGTGACGTCGCCATCCGGGTTGCCAATGACGATCTGGCCGGGTGCGTTGAAGATCTTGTCCTGCATGGCGGCGATTGCCGTCTTGGAGCTGGCGCGGGATTCGGCCTGCAGGGTCGAATCGAGCGCAACGGACATGCGCTGCAGGATTTTTGGATCGCTCATCAGGTAGGATTCGATCAGCGGGTTGATCGTGTCGGCATCGATCGCGGCAACCGCTGGCGTCGATTCGGTTGGCTTGCGGGTCGCGTCATAGGAAGCGATGGCCTGGTCGATCATCACCTGAACGGCAGCGGTATCGGTCTGCGGCGCGGGCTTGTTGACCACCGAATAGCCCAAGGCCCCGGCCAAAACGCCCACCAGGGCAACAAGGGCAAAAGTGACGCGCGACATGGACCGGAGGCTCCCGCAATATTTCGTTGTGCTGCTTCTAGCAGAGCAGCAACCACATTGGCACCCAGGAGTGTCGGGCGTCTTACCCAAGCCATCAATTGTTGTTGAGGCACGCCGCAGAACGGGCTAGGCCCCATGGGTAGCAAGGAACCGCCCATGACCGACCAGCCTGCCGACGGCTTGATGCCATTTCATGCCATGGAAATCCTCAAGCGCGCCAAGGCCATTGAGGCAACCGGGCGGACGGTGTGCCACCTCGAGGTGGGTGAGCCCGGCTCTCCACCCGCGCCACGCGTGATCGAGGCGGTCGCCAGGGCTTTGCCGCAGGCGCAGGGCTATACCAATGCCAAGGGACTGCACGAACTGCGCGACGGACTGGCGAAATACTATGCCGAGCAGCACGCGGTCAGCGTCGATCCCGACTCGATCCTGTGCACCATGGGTTCGTCGGCCGGCTTCATCATTGCATTCCACACCGCATTCCGCCCCGGCGCGCGCATAGCCATCACGCGACCCGGTTATCCGGCCTATGTGAACACGCTGCTGGGCCTTGGCTTCGGCATCGCCGAAATTCCGCTGACCGCCGCCAATGGCTGGCGTCTGACCGGCGCCGATATTGCCGCCGCCCATGCCGACCAGCCATTCGATGGATTGCTGTTTGCCAGCCCGGCAAACCCGACGGGCGCCGCGGTCGACCGGGCAGGGCTGCAGGACATCGTCGATACCTGCAAGCGCCTCGGCGTGCGGCTGATCTCGGATGAAATCTACCATGGGCTCGACTATCGAGGCCCATCGGTCAGCGCGCTGGAGCTGACCCGCGACGCCATCATCATCAACAGCTTTTCCAAATACTATTGCATGACCGGCTGGCGCATCGGCTGGATGGTGTTGCCGGACGATTTGATCCGGCGCGCCGAAATCCTGCAGCAAAACCTTTTCATCTCGGCGCCAACGTTGAGCCAGATCGCGGCCACGGTGGCGCTCGGTGAGCGCGATTATGCGGAGGAACAAAAGGCGGGCTACGCCGCCAATCGCGTGCTGCTCAATGATGGCCTCCACGCGCTTGGCTTTGACATCGGCACCCCGTCGGACGGCGCGTTCTATGCCTATGCGGGCATCAGTTCATTCTCCAACGACTCGCTGAGCTTTTGCGAAACGCTGCTGGACGAAGCGGGTGTTGCGGTGACGCCGGGGATCGATTTCGACCGGGCCGGCGGCAACCGCTATGTCCGCTTCTCCTATGCCGGCAAGCGCGAGCAGATTGAACTCGCCCTCGAACGGATGCGTGGCTTTCTCAAGTAGTCCAGATCAGCGCGGATTGGCGGCGACGGCAAAAACGCGCAGGCGATGCCCGTCAGGGTCTTCGGCGGTAAAGGTGAAGCCAAAGTCCATTCGCGTGGGCGACTGCAGGATGGTTGCGCCCTTGGCGCTCCAGTCCTCGTAGGTTGCCGTAACCGCGGCGTCATTGTCTTCGCTGAAGCCAATTTCGAGGCCGCCGGCATCGCGCGGTGCCGGCTCGATTTCGCCCCTGATCCACAGCCCCAGTCGGATGCCATTGGGCAGCACATAGAGCACGAAGGATGGGCTGTTTTCGACCGGCTTGATGCCCAAGAGGTTAGAGTAGAATGCCTCGCTACGAGCGGGGTCGGCGACGGACAGCAGAAGGTAATTGAGAATACGCATGGTGGTCTCCTTTGATGGAGAGACCATGCGCCAATGGGGTGTCAGTTTCCGGCAGTGGCTGTCAGGTCGGGGGCGAAATGTTGTTCTGCGCTCGCCAGGCCTTGAGCATTTCCGCACGGCGACGCGGATAGCGAATCTCGGTCGTCTCAAGCCTCGTGATGCGATCGATGCGGAAATGGCGAAAATCCTGCCGTAACTCGCACCAGCCGCCAACAATCCGCGCCTGCTCGAAAAAGCCGATCAGGAACGGCCAGATCGTCCTTTCCGTTTCGCGGCCATCAAGGTCGGCATAGGTGATGATCAGCTTGCGCTCATCGCGGACGGCGAGGCGGATCAATCCGGCGTCGACGCTGGCTGGTGGCGGTCCCATCCGCGCGACCAGCAGATTGGTCGCCTCGGCCCGCTCGCGCAAATCCTTGGGCAGCACGGCGGTGATCTTGCTCAGCGCCTGCTTGGCCGATTGGCTCAACCGGCTGTCATCGGCACGCGCCGCGACCCAGCGCGAGCCTAGCACGATGGCTTCGATTTCGTCAGCCGAGAACATCAGGGGCGGCAGGGTAAAGCCGGGGCGCAGCACATAACCAAGGCCCGGCTCGCCAACGACGTCCGCGCCTTGCGCCTGTAGCGTGGCGATATCGCGATAGAGCGTGCGGATGGAAATGCCGAGTTCGGCTGCAAGGTCAGGCCCGGTCACCGGTGTCGTCCGGTTGCGCAGCAATTGCAGCAGATCGAGCAGTCGGTTGGTGCGAGACATGGGCGCTCAAAAAGAGAAAAGGCGGCCCGAAGGCCGCCTTTGTTATTTCTAGCCAAGACCGAGGCGGCGCTGCCACCAACCGGCTTTTTTCTTGGGCTGCTCTTCGGCATCGCCTTCGACTTCAGCCTTTGGCGCGCTGGAGGACACCACGACGCCTTCGGCGGGCAGTTCCTTTTTGACGCGACGCGACTTTGGAGCCTCTTCGGCAACCTCAGCTGCAGCTGGTGCTGCAACGGGTGCCTCTGGCGCTGGAGCAGGGGCCGCTTCAGCGACAGGCGCCGCTTCGGCAACCGACACAGCTGGCGCGGCTTCCTCCGTCTCAGCCTTTGGCTTGCGGGCCCGTGGCTTGCGCTTTGGCTTTTCGGCGGCAGCAGGAGCTTCCGCCTCAGCTTCCACCGGGGCCGCTACTTCGGCCGGTGCTGCAGCTTCAGCTGGCGCGGCTTCCGCCGTTTCAGCCTTTGGCTTGCGAGCCCGTGGCTTGCGCTTTGGCTTT from Devosia sp. 2618 carries:
- a CDS encoding DsbA family protein, encoding MSRVTFALVALVGVLAGALGYSVVNKPAPQTDTAAVQVMIDQAIASYDATRKPTESTPAVAAIDADTINPLIESYLMSDPKILQRMSVALDSTLQAESRASSKTAIAAMQDKIFNAPGQIVIGNPDGDVTLVEFFDYNCGYCRAAVPDMAALLAEDPNLRVILKEFPILSNESIDAARVAVLVGDADVDYWTFHEALFTSRGQVDKQVALAAAADLGLSPVSIELDMGSEAVSKSIQTSYEIARALNITGTPTYIIGNEIIPGAIGADELRSRIANMRACGETQCKG
- a CDS encoding VOC family protein; translated protein: MRILNYLLLSVADPARSEAFYSNLLGIKPVENSPSFVLYVLPNGIRLGLWIRGEIEPAPRDAGGLEIGFSEDNDAAVTATYEDWSAKGATILQSPTRMDFGFTFTAEDPDGHRLRVFAVAANPR
- the accB gene encoding acetyl-CoA carboxylase biotin carboxyl carrier protein, producing MTKSSQVDQDLIRTIAELLNKENLAEIEIEQEDFRVRVTRSYANEGVTYAAPPPQYYAPGPAAAAPASIAPAGSVPVAAPAAAEDLASNPGTLTSPMVGTAYRSPEPGKPTFAEVGTKVTEGQTLLIIEAMKTMNQIPAHRSGTVTRILVQDAQPVEYGEPLVVIE
- a CDS encoding YafY family protein, with amino-acid sequence MSRTNRLLDLLQLLRNRTTPVTGPDLAAELGISIRTLYRDIATLQAQGADVVGEPGLGYVLRPGFTLPPLMFSADEIEAIVLGSRWVAARADDSRLSQSAKQALSKITAVLPKDLRERAEATNLLVARMGPPPASVDAGLIRLAVRDERKLIITYADLDGRETERTIWPFLIGFFEQARIVGGWCELRQDFRHFRIDRITRLETTEIRYPRRRAEMLKAWRAQNNISPPT
- a CDS encoding aminotransferase class I/II-fold pyridoxal phosphate-dependent enzyme; its protein translation is MTDQPADGLMPFHAMEILKRAKAIEATGRTVCHLEVGEPGSPPAPRVIEAVARALPQAQGYTNAKGLHELRDGLAKYYAEQHAVSVDPDSILCTMGSSAGFIIAFHTAFRPGARIAITRPGYPAYVNTLLGLGFGIAEIPLTAANGWRLTGADIAAAHADQPFDGLLFASPANPTGAAVDRAGLQDIVDTCKRLGVRLISDEIYHGLDYRGPSVSALELTRDAIIINSFSKYYCMTGWRIGWMVLPDDLIRRAEILQQNLFISAPTLSQIAATVALGERDYAEEQKAGYAANRVLLNDGLHALGFDIGTPSDGAFYAYAGISSFSNDSLSFCETLLDEAGVAVTPGIDFDRAGGNRYVRFSYAGKREQIELALERMRGFLK
- the aroQ gene encoding type II 3-dehydroquinate dehydratase; this encodes MAKRVLVLNGPNLNLLGTREPGIYGSETLKDVENLCKQVGDELGLSVDFRQSNHEGELITWIHEARETADAIIINPAGYSHTSVAIPDALKGVGLPVAEVHISNIHQREAFRHHSYVSAVAFGVICGFGVTGYRLALIALADKLK